The Devosia sp. 1566 sequence GCTCGGCCGCTAGCTTTTCAGCCGCTCGGATGTCGCGCAGGTGGCGCGGCTCGACCGAGAGCCTTCCGGTAAACGAGCCGCCCAGCACCTTGTACGCAGCCATCAAGGTCTTGAGGCGCTCGTTGATCTGTCGGTTTTGGCGCTGCTGGCGCTGCTGGATCGTGGTCATCATCACCAGCCGAATCCCGATGCCTACCAGCGCGAACAGCGCGATGCCGACCAGGGTGGTTAAGACACTCTCCCAAGAACTGAAATCGAAACTGCGCAAACTATTCTCCTGCAGCTGGCGCCAGAGTGCCATGCTAGGTGGATTGGTGCAAAGCGAGATCGGGATCGTCTTCTCGCGAGGTTATTACCCTTGCGGTTGCTAGCCAATGTCCCCTGGAACCAAAAACCGGGCATCCTGGGGAAGGGGATGCCATTTCACTTCAATCCGCCCCGCTTTGGTGGAAAGTGCTCCGTACTTTGTTGCGTTCGTCGGCCATTCTCCCAGGGACTACCCGGCATGATGTAGGCGGTCTTGGCGCCAACGGCAGCGATCCAGTCCCGGACAGCCTTGGCGATGAACTCGGGGCCATTGTCTGAACGAATATGCCCAGGCGCTCCGCGCAGGATGAACAGGTCGGTGAGCACATCAACGACGTCGACCGCCTTGAGCCTGCGACTGATCCTGATGGCCAGGCATTCCCTGGTAAACTCGTCGATGAGGTTGAGCATGCGGAACTTCCGGCCATTGTGGGTTCTGTCCTCGACAAAGTCATAGGACCAGACGTGATTGGAGTGCTCGGGCCGCAGCCGGATGCAGGCTCCCTCATTGAGCCAGAGCCGCCCGCGTTTGGGTTGCTTTGGTGGAACCTTGAGCCCCTCTCGCCGCCAGATCCGCTCCACCCGCTTGTGGTTCACCACCCATCCAGCGCGATGCAGCATCGCCGTGATCCGACGATAGCCATACCGGCCATACTGGGTGGCAAGCTCGATGATGTCGGCCGTTAGAGCCGCTTCATCGTCGCGGGTTTGGGGAGCCGTGCGCTGGGTGGATCGATGCTGGCCCAGAACCCGGCAGGCTCGCCGCTGCGAGATGCCAAACCGGGCAACAACATGATCCACACAAGCACGGCGGCGAGCGGGGCTTAGAAGTTTCCCCGGGCGGCCTCCGCCAGCACCATCTTGTCCAGGGTCAGGTCCGATACGGCCCGGCGCAACCGCGCATTCTCGGCCTCGAGCTCTTTAAGCCGCTTCACCTGGTCGCCCTTGAGGCCACCATACTCCTTGCGCCAGCGATAATACGAAACTTCCGTAACCGCTATCGCCCGGACAGCTTCCGCCACCGTCTTCCCCTGCGAAGTCAGCACGTCAACCTGACGAAGCTTGGCGACAATCTCTTCAGCCGTAGGCCGTATCCTGGGCATCTGCGTATCCTTTCAAAATGGGAGCTTCCCATACTTCAAAAAGGACCACTTCTGTGGGGGCAGACCAACATGGAAGCGGACGTTCCAGCTCCGCTCCAAGCCAAGGCATTTTGCCTGCTGCCGGCAGTTTTAAATGATCATACCGGTCGATGTGGAGGCTCTCGCCGGCCCGTAACCTTAACGGGCGAAGGTCAGGTGAATGGTGCCGCTTTCGGCGGTCTCGGATGTGACCGATGGCAGGCGGGCTTCGAGACAGCGCTGGTTGTCCCACAGGCGAACGCCGCTGCCGAGGACAATGGGCGCGATAGCGACATGGAGGTAATCGACCAGATCGGCCTCAAGGTAGGCGCGCACGGTGGTGGGACCACCGCCGATGCGGACATCCTTGCCGGCGGCGGCGGCGGTAGCGCGTGCGAGTGCGTCCTCAATGCTGGTGTCGATAAAGTGGAAGGTGGTGTCTGACACCGTGAGCGTGGGACGCGAAGTATGAGTGAGGACGAAGACAGGGCAGTGGAACGGCGGCTCATCGCCCCACCAGCCATTCCAGTTCGGATCGTCGGGGAAGTTATGGAGGCCAAATTTGCCGGCACCCATGATTTCAGCACCCGTGTTCTCAAAATAGGCGCGGGCGTAGGCGTCATCTACACCAGTGGTGCCGGCACCTGAGTTGTCGTGAAAGACACGCTCACGGAAGGTGCGCGTGGCGACGTAGGAAGCGGTCAAGCGCCCCCAATCTTCACCGAAGGGCTTTTCGGGAGTAGTATCTGTAGTGGTGGCGAAGCCATCGAGCGAAATCATTAAGTCGACACGTACAGCCATAGCGAACTCCAGGTGTGCAATGTCAGTAAGGCAGGTACCTTCTTATTAAGACTCTGACAGTAAGGCAAGTGCCTCTTTAAGATTGACCAGATGGAAGGTCCACGCTAGGCCTTGGACATGCCTTATCACTCGACCCCACTGGACCTGGCCTTCCATGCTCTGAGCGACCCAACACGGCGCGCTGTGGTGTCGCGATTGCGCGAGGGAGAAATGCCGGTCAGTGCGCTGGCCGCGCCGTTCGACATGGCGTTGCCCTCGTTTTCGCAGCACCTCAAAGTGCTGGAAGAGTGCGGCCTGATCATCAGTGAGAAGCGTGGACGCAGCCGCTGGTGCCGGCTTGTGCCGGAGCGGTTCGACGAGGCGGCAGACTGGATGGAAATAGAGCGCCATCGTGCGGCCGAGCGGCTAGATCGGCTTGAACGCTATCTCGACCGGACGTGAAGGGAACCCCGATGACGATGCTGTTCGAGAACCTGCTCGATACCTGGTCTATGGACCGCGAGATCGTCTTGGTGAAAGTGCTGAAGCACCCGCGCCCCAAGGTGTTTGCGGCGTGGATGGACCCGACGGCGCTTAGTCAATGGTACGGCCCGGACGGGCTAAGCATCGAGAGCCATGAGGCCGATATGCGCGAGGGCGGGTTCTGGCGCTTCGACATGGTGGGGGTATTCGAGGGCAAGCAGCAGCGCTTTCCCAACCTGATGCGGTTCATCCAGATCGTCCCTAATGAACGGATTGTCATCGACTATGGCGCGGAGAACAGCGACCCAAACGGCTTCCACATGGTGGTCACGTTCGACGAGCAGGCCGACGGTAAGACCGTGCTGACGATGCGTCAGCTGCATCCTAGTCGCGAGCGGCGGCAGGCGGTGGTGGCCTTCGGTGCAGTCGAATATGGGCTGCAGACGTTGGGTGCGCTGGAGCGATGGCTGGGCTAAGGAAGACCCCCGGCCTATTTGCGCCCTGCACCGGAAACGTTCATCGCGGGGCAGCGCGATAAAGGCCGATGGGGGGGGGTGGTTTTCAGACCGGCAGCTTTTGAGCTTCAAGGTTGTGCAAGCGGACATTTGGTGCGTCAGTGCATGCAATGTGACGATGGGAAACGCACGACGTGACGTTTGCCCCTGTAGCCGTTGTCGTTCATCCCCCTTAATCAGCGCGGCATGGCTAGAGAAGGTACGGGCACCAGCACGTGTGTTTTTCCGCGTCGGTTAGTTGATGAAAAAGTGCGATCGTTTTGCTACACACTCTGTAGCACCCGCGTGCCCCGCTTCCTATATACGGCAAATGGAAAGCCCGAACCGAGGCCTTGTGGAAGCCCGCCCGC is a genomic window containing:
- a CDS encoding dihydrofolate reductase family protein — its product is MAVRVDLMISLDGFATTTDTTPEKPFGEDWGRLTASYVATRTFRERVFHDNSGAGTTGVDDAYARAYFENTGAEIMGAGKFGLHNFPDDPNWNGWWGDEPPFHCPVFVLTHTSRPTLTVSDTTFHFIDTSIEDALARATAAAAGKDVRIGGGPTTVRAYLEADLVDYLHVAIAPIVLGSGVRLWDNQRCLEARLPSVTSETAESGTIHLTFAR
- a CDS encoding metalloregulator ArsR/SmtB family transcription factor, with the protein product MPYHSTPLDLAFHALSDPTRRAVVSRLREGEMPVSALAAPFDMALPSFSQHLKVLEECGLIISEKRGRSRWCRLVPERFDEAADWMEIERHRAAERLDRLERYLDRT
- a CDS encoding SRPBCC family protein; the protein is MLFENLLDTWSMDREIVLVKVLKHPRPKVFAAWMDPTALSQWYGPDGLSIESHEADMREGGFWRFDMVGVFEGKQQRFPNLMRFIQIVPNERIVIDYGAENSDPNGFHMVVTFDEQADGKTVLTMRQLHPSRERRQAVVAFGAVEYGLQTLGALERWLG